A segment of the Candidatus Poribacteria bacterium genome:
CGAGGCGGTTCGTGGCTTCCTGGCGGACAAGCGGATCGTCCTGCTCACGATGGCATCGCACAGTTCGCTGGAAAGCCATTCCGTCAAACACACGGCGACGGAACGGCTCGGCGGGCCCGGCAACCGCGTCTGGACGGCGAACGCGCAGTGGTCGGGTTCCACCGTCGTCGAGGCGGGCATCCACCAGGTCGATCTGATGCGTTACTGGTGCGGCGATATCGAGTGGGTGAGCGCCCGGTACGTCCACCGAGACGCTGACGACATCGTGGACGGCGCGGACAACCCCTACGCCTACGCGGCGACGTTCGGGTTCGCCAACGGGGCGGTCGGGAGCTTGATCCTTTCGCGCCTGCGCCGCGTCTACTTCGGTGACGGCCATCAGAGTGTTCTGTGGACGCACGGTCACCTGCGGTTCGAGGGCGCTGAGCTCGCCGCCTACTACTACGACGGGCCCTACCCGCCGGAGCAGACGCCTGACCGCGCCGCGGTCCGGCACGTCGTCCCCGTCCCGCGAGGTATCGAGGCCACCGAGGGAGCCCATCGCGCGTTCCTCCACGCCGTCTCGACGCGGAACCCCGACCAACTCCGGAGCCCGTTCTCCGCGAGCATGAACAGCCTCGACGCGGTCATTGGCGCGAACGTCTCGGATCATCTCGGCGGAGAGCGCGTCGCCCTCGCCGAGCTCGCCAGCCATGATCGCTTCGCCGACTTCCGACGAAAGCCGCCGCGACCTGCATAGAGCGCACGGGTAGGGAGCCGAGCCCGTGGAACCTCAACTCCATCGGGTACGCATCCGCGCCGCCCTGATCGGCGTTCTGCTGATCCTTGCGAACAGCTACTGGCTCGGCTACGTCGAGATGATCTGGCAC
Coding sequences within it:
- a CDS encoding Gfo/Idh/MocA family oxidoreductase, with translation MRVALALRAGSLHHAGRWRVAMALRVGVVGLGQRGLQHLSVLWRLQSEGLVRVAALVDVFPENLAAAKIASYVPGFRVDGIRLSTDFADALGASLDALYIALPPGLHGGEVIAGAEAGVHLFIEKPVSLYLDEAAPMDAAIRKSGVIAAVGFQHRYDARNEAVRGFLADKRIVLLTMASHSSLESHSVKHTATERLGGPGNRVWTANAQWSGSTVVEAGIHQVDLMRYWCGDIEWVSARYVHRDADDIVDGADNPYAYAATFGFANGAVGSLILSRLRRVYFGDGHQSVLWTHGHLRFEGAELAAYYYDGPYPPEQTPDRAAVRHVVPVPRGIEATEGAHRAFLHAVSTRNPDQLRSPFSASMNSLDAVIGANVSDHLGGERVALAELASHDRFADFRRKPPRPA